DNA sequence from the Tenacibaculum mesophilum genome:
ACTTGCAGTTAACTGAATAATTCCGTCTGAACTTCCTGATTCGCAAGTTATATCTTTAGTTTTTAATGCTGTAAGTAATAACTCATCTGGTTCATTAATAACAATCGTTTCTGTAGCGGTACACTGAGGTGTTGTAACTCTCACTGTGTAAGCCCCACCATCTGTAACATTAAAAGTAAAATCGTTATTAGCAGTTGGACCTTCTATTCCTACTACACTTCCACCTTGTAATAATTCATATGTATAATCTCCAGGAACATTATTTACTTGAACTCTTATTTGTGCTGAATCATTAAAACACTGCATAGGTGTTGTAATGACGTCCATATCTATGTCATTTTCCTGAATATTAATAGGAGGAAAAGTATATGTACATGAAGCAGCAGACGCACTACTTACACGAATTGAAAGGTTATAGTTTCCTGCAGCTGTTAAATTTGAAAAAACATTACTATTTTGAAAAGGAGCATTATAACCTCCTGGACCTGTTAAACTGTATTGATAACCTGCTGGTATATTGTTTACTGTAATAGACCCATTGTTACCACATAAAATATCCTGTGTAATAAAGGTAGGATTTAAAGTTGCTTTGTACACATTGAAGTAGTAACTTTTAGGGCATCTTCCATCATATAAAACATCTAAACGATATTCTCCAGCATCTGCAAAGTTTCTAGAAAATTCTCCGCTTCCTACCTCATTCCATGTACAGCCTGTATTTATATTAGGACATCCTGATTCTGTTACATCGGTACAAGAAGATTCATCCAATTTAAACCATTGTACTGTTGTAGCTGAAGAGGTATCAAATGGTAAATTAATAGTTCTAGAACCACTATCACCACATAAGTAAACTTCAGCTAACTCTTCTCCATTACTTGCACAAGTTAATACTTGGTCTGCAAATGGTTGTAATGGATTTGGTTCTGAATTATATCCTACAACATGTATGGTTTCTTCAGCATTTATACATCCTGATGCTACTGAGGCTATCTTATTAACTGTGTAAGTTCCTTCATTAGTTACATCAAAAGATGGTACTGTAGTAGTTCCTAATAAAGTACCTGAGGCATCTCTCCATTCGTATGATTCAAACCCTGCTCCAGCAGTTAATGTTATACTAGAACCACACATTACTTGTGTCGTTTCAAAAGAACATCCACTTGTATCAACTAAAAAGTTTGAAGTACCAACTATACCAAAATTACAATCATCTAATCCCGAAAAACTAGGCTCATTATTAATAACTACTCCTCCTCTAACTCCTTCGTATCTGGCAAAAGCTTGATTTCTAACTTCATTAGAACACACATCTCTTAATTGACTACAGTCTGTTACTACTTGAACGTGCATACGAATATTATAAAGGGCACCTCCCTCTAAAACCATATTATCTGGTACTGAAATCTCTAATTCAGCTCTATTATCATTAGCTGCGCTTGGTGGATCGTATGCTGTTATAGATACTCCTGGAGGTAAATCTATATCAAAACGTGTTCCATCTGGAGCAACAGAGCCATTTGGTGCTGTAGTTGTTAATAAATCTACATTTTTTGGTAATCTATCTGTGATTATTGTATTTCTTGCATGATCTGTTCCTACATTTTGAAAGCTTATGTTATAAAATAATTCATTTCCTAAACCTACAGGTGTGCCTTGTATATCATTTCCACTAGCATCTTCAATTGTTTTAATTAATTGTACTTTTGGTTCTATGATTTCAACAGCCAAGGCATTTAAAAAAGGCCAGTACACATCTCCACTAGTTGTAAATTTTACTTCTGCAGAAGTTTGTCCGTTGGTTATGACACTGTTATTAGGGTTACTTAACTGATATAAATCTGCATCGAAACCTAAGGTGTTTTCACTATCAGGGGTTCGTGATGTTACATATTGATCATACCTAGTAATACTACCATTAAAAAAATTACCACTTGGATTTGTATTAGGAGTAGATTGATTTATAAAATTACCAGCTGTATTTTTAATTTGAAATCTATCTCCATATATACTTCTATCTCCTTCTAAGGCTGCGGCTAATAATGTTGCTCTAACTGGTGCTGGATTCGCTGGGTTTGGCCCTACAGGTACTGTTGTAAATCCAGAATATGATAAATTTACATTATTCCCATTACGTACATCTGCAAAACCATCAAAAATAGATATGTTTTTACTTGACTCTGTTTCGTTTTCATAAACTACGACCATTGTCCAACCTCCAGAACCTCCTAGACCACCTGAATAATCTCTTCCTCTTGTTGCTCTAATGTTAGCTGCTACATAAGTACCATTATGCCCTTCCGGGTTTACAGTTGCTAACCCTTGAATATCTGAAGTAATGTCTTTATAACATATATAAGCAACACCATTATCATAAATTAGCTCCCTCTTTGTAACATCACTCGCATCTGCTTCTATATCTTGATAATTTCCTCCTGGTAATTTGAATTTTATTTGATATGGATTATATCTCCTACTTTCTCGTCCCCCCCAAGTTTCGTATGGATAAACACCAGCCCAATACAATCCTGCATATACTACTCTAGAACAACTTGGTAAGTTTAACTCATCTGAACTTGATGAATCTGTAGAAGAATCCCCATCAATGTCAATATACTGCATATTAACAGTTCCGTTTGAACTAGATCCATCGTAAGGGTCTTCTGGGTCATACCCCCATTGATCAATACTTAAAACATTATTGGCTATAAACGTAATATCACCTTTAATATTAATACCTCCTGAACTTCCATCTGGCTTAACAACTCTCTGATCAAAATAAGGCGTTGATGGCGGTCTTAATGCCTTCTCTTTAGGAAGCCTTTTTATTAGTTTTTCATAACCTACCGTCTCATCTAAAACTACTTGTGATGGTTTTGATGTTGGTTTTTGTTTCTCCTGAGAAAAGCAAAAAAAGGTTTGTAATACAATTATTAGTAGGGTAATTATTCTCTTCATAATATCAATTGGGGAAATTAATTAATCAAGTTCTTTTATTTTATTATATTATTTAATTTGAATGATTGCTTTACGATCATAAAAAGCACCATTTAAATTTGTATTGTACATTTTAATCGCTTCCGATCTATCTGTTGTTTTAAATATATATATATGCATGTAGCCTGTTTTTGGATCTACAAAATAATCTGCATCTATGTCATCGTTTCTTAATTCATCTACATTTCTATCAGCTAATGCTTTCTGAGAATTTACGTATACTCGTAAATAATATCCGGGCTCAACTCCTTCGGCCTGCATCGGATAAACCCTCGCTGGTGGTTGAGTTTTTGGCTCTTCATAACTACTAAGCTCTCCTCCTAAGGTAATTTTAACTACGTACACAGGGTCCTTAGTAGTCTTATTAACCTTTATTGTAGAATTATCTTTTTTCTCATCATTCTTTTCAAATAAACGTGTTTTATCATTAAAATCGTCTACCTTTTCTTCTGCCTCCTCTTCTTTAGCAAACCTATCTATGTATACATAGTATAATTTTTTATTAGGTTCAAATACATACTTAGCTTCAATATCTAATCGGGCCCATTTATCTATCAAAGCTTCTGCATTTTCTTTACTTCTAAATTGGTCCGAAACCACATAATACATAGTTCCTCCTCCACCAGAGCGAGTTACAGTACTCTTACGCCATGGTTTATTTGATCTTCTTCTTAATGTGGTATCTTTTGTTTGAGCACTATCTTTAATAATTACTGTATTAGTATTGGTAATTACTTTAGGAGCCGGTTGATTTTTCAGTATTCGTAATACTTCATCTATCTTTTTATTTAGTATATCAATAGAATCCTGTGCTTGTTGAATCTCGTCAGATAAATCGTTATGTTCTGGGTTTTTATATTCTATTTCTTTTTTAGGTGTTCTTTCTGGAAGGTTTACTTTAATATTTCCTGTTCTCCTCTTAGGTCGTTCTCTTGTAAACCTTTTTTTACCAAAATTATAAATAAGTCCAACTTCATTTGTTGCTGCAAAACTACTTTTTTCGTAACTAAATCCTATCGCTAAATTTTCTGAAAGGTTTATTCCAACACCAGCTGAAATTCCATATGTTTTGTCATAACCAGCTTTAACCCAACCTGCTTTAGGTAAATCTACTATAGCGCTCCCTCCAAAACCAAAGTCATCATTCCCTGGTTTTCTAGCGGTTGCTAGGAATCTTACATCAGCTCCTTCAAAAAGCCCTGATGCGTAAGTAAATTCATGAGAGTACATTAGATGTCCCGAAAATGTTTTTTCTCCAAAAGAAGTTGCCATCTCACTTTTTTTAAGATTAAAGTCTACTAAATTCTCGAAAAAGACACCAACATCAAACTTTCCAATAGACAACGTTACTGCTGGTTGAAAATTAACCACAGGATCATCTTGATAATTACTTAAAAAAGTATCGTCATCATCAGTTACTAGAACCTTCCCCCAGTTTAAACTTCTTCTACTATATAAAAAATTAAATCCAAAAGTTAAATCCATCGTTTCATTTAACTGTAAACGATGTGCATAATTTGCTATAGCTCCAAAATCTTTTACCGACCCTACATCTTGTTGATATACAGCCACTCCTGCTCCAACATTTTCTCTCATTTTCCCTGAATACGTAAGCACATATAAACGGGGATTATCATCAAAATCTATGTTACTATTTCTTACTATAGCTGAAAGAGATGTTTTGTTTTCTCGTAATGCAGAAAATGTTGGCACGGTTAAAAAGCGATTAAACTTCATAAAGTTACGAGAACTGAAGCTATTATATTGCTGTTCATTACCAGAAGTTTGCGCTTGTATAACAAACACATTTAATATCAATATAATAAGTAAGGTAATTTTTCTAATCATTCTAACCTTTTTAGTGTAAAACAGATATCGTTCCAGCTTTAATCAATTTGTCTTCTCTTATTATTTTATAATAAAAAACTTTTTGATTTCCTAAATCTTCTGTTGGCCAATCATTTTTGTACTCAGTTGTTTTTAAAATCTCTTTACCATTAGCATTATACAACATTACAGTTACTAGTGGTTGAAACGCATATTTGTTTGATATCTTCCATGTGTCATTTTTACCGTCTCCATTAGGAGTTAAGGTGTTGGGTACTATAATTTGATCATCTGGCTCTACAACTTCTACCGTTCTTGTTACCGAACAGGCCCCTACTTTTACTAATACTGTGTAAAAACCTAGCTCTGTTACTTCTAACTGTTCTGTTGTTGATAATGTGGTTCCTGATATACTCTCTCCTTGATACCACTCATATGACTCTCCCCCTGCTGCTGTTATAGTTGCTGAACTTCCTTCCTCCATTACCACAATCTCAGAAGGAGTTATGGTTACCGCAGAATCATCAAACATCACTACGTTTATAGGCTCTAGTTCATTATCACAACCAAAACCTGAATATTTCAACACATATTCTCCAACTTCAGTTACTATTAAGTTTTCAGGGTTAGCAGGGGTAACATCATCCGTACCATCTTTAATCCACTGATACGTATAACCTGCTACTACATTATTTATTGTATAAGTTATAGAAGACCCAGCACAAAGTGAGTTTGAAGTTGATGTGCTTCTTATTTCGGGTACTTCAGCCAACTTAACATCCAATTCATTAGACACCCCCTCTACACCATTAAAACTTACTTTTAATGTATATGTCCCATTATCTAAATACGAATTAACTTCGTATTCGCTTACTGTTCCTCCTGTTGATACATTATTTTTATACCATTCAAAACTTAGTAAAGCTATTTGATCTGATGTTAGATCATACATATCTCCATTTTCTGCCTCTGCCTTCACCCCTACTATACTTAACTCTGTACTTCTAGTATTACATTCCTCATAGCTCGTTTCCACTCTAATGGTTGGCTCAAATGACGTTACATTTAACAATGTAAACTTTTCAGAATCAACTATATCATCACAAGCTGAACCTGTACTCTTTGTTACTCTTGCATAATATACCCCTGCTGTAGCTGCATCTATGCATAACTGATTTCTAACAGCAGTTCCCATAGTTACATCATCTCTATACCATTCTATAGTAACTTCTGAGGGGTCAGCATCATGTGTAATACACAATTCTTTTTTTTCACCAAATAAAATAATTCTTTCTAAGGCTCCAACATTCGTTACTGTAAAACCTGCTGTAGTTTGTTGTTGTAACACTACATCGTTTGACTTGGTAGTACAGGTTCCTGTATCAATTACCAAATGATACGTTCCAAACTGCCCTGTTGTTGGTGTTGTATAGGTTGAAGAATTAGATGATTGTACTAATTTATTGTCTAAGTACCAATTATAGGTTAAACCTGAACGATTTGTGTTAGCTTCAAAAGTATGTGACTCATCTCCACATATTTCTACGGTTGAAGGCCCTTTAATTTGTTTGGCTGTATTATCTAAGATAATTACATTAGATATTGTAGACTCTCTAAACCCACAAGCTCCATAATCAATTTTCACTTCATACTTTCCAGATAAAGTGACCTCTAGTTTAGGTTCCGTTGTAGTGGTAAATAATACATCATCTTTGTACCATTCGTAATTACCATTCTGATTAGTATTTAATATAAGTTCTGCTGATCCACTATCACAAAGTACAACATCATCATAATTATTTAAAACTAAAGTATCTGTTGAAAATTTATATGCTGCAAACGAATCTGAATCTGGACTGGTCATTACTGGTGAACTAGCAACCAAACGTATCTTGTAATTAGTTCCGTAAGTATTATCAGGCAATTGAAAAGTTCTAGAAAAAGTATATGAAGAATTTTCAGTAGTTACTGTCCCTACATTAATCGGACTTCCCCAATTTCCATCAGCATCAGATAATTCTATCGTAAATACATTATTAGAGTTAAAATCTGACCCCGAGTATTTAAAAATCACATTAAAATCTGTAGCTGCACCATTACAAGCATTAGAAAACTGAATCTCAGGCTTAAGCAGCGTCTGAGATACAGCACTTGTTGCACAAAACAGAAGTGTCGCTAAAAGTAATAAAATGCTTTTAGTGTAATTTTTCATCTAAGGGATCCTTTAAGGGGTGTCAAATTTATAGTTTTTCTTAACAAAAACGGCATTAAAATTAACAAAATTTAACGCCGAAATATATAAAATCTATGTGTAACCTACAACTAAAGTTTACAAACACAAAAAAACAACCTATAAATCACTACAATACAACACTTTAAAAAAAACAAAAAATCTTAAACTTAACCACAAAAAAGCAACCTCATTATATTAAAAATCCACCGTATATTTGCTATCTATTTTTTTGAATCATGACAAAGAAAATCACCATAGCCATTGACGGTTTTTCATCTACAGGAAAGAGTACTATTGCTAAACAATTAGCTAAAGAGCTTAGTTATATTTATGTTGATACTGGTGCTATGTATAGAGCTGTTACTTTATATGCTATGCAGCATAATTATATTTCTAAAAACCATTTTAACTCAGAAAATTTAGTTGCTGATTTACCTAACATTTCTCTATCTTTTACTTTTAATGAAAAACTTGGTTTTGCTGAAATGTTTTTAAACGGAACCAATGTTGAAAAAGAAATTAGAAGTATTGAAGTTTCTAAATTGGTAAGCAAAGTTGCTGAAGTTTCTGAAATTAGAAAAAAGTTAGTTCGTGAGCAGCAGGAAATGGGTAAAAACAAAGGTATTGTTATGGATGGTCGTGATATTGGAACCGTAGTTTTTCCTAATGCTGAACTAAAATTATTTATGACTGCTTCTGCCTACAAACGTGCTACTCGCCGTTATAAAGAATTAATAGATCGTGGTGACAAGGTTAAGTACGAAGAAATTTTACAAAACGTACAAGAACGTGACAGAATAGATTCTACCCGAGAAGACTCTCCTTTGGTCATGGCTGACGATGCTATTGAGTTTGATAATTCTGACATGGGACTTAAAGAACAATTTGAACGTATTATGAGTTTAGTTAATGCTAGAATTCAATAAAAACTTCATATACTATTAATTATAATAAGCCCACAAAGAATTTTGTGGGTTTATTTTTGCTTTTTTTATGTAAAGTTGTAAATTTCTAACATGGAAAATCTTCAAAAAA
Encoded proteins:
- the cmk gene encoding (d)CMP kinase; its protein translation is MTKKITIAIDGFSSTGKSTIAKQLAKELSYIYVDTGAMYRAVTLYAMQHNYISKNHFNSENLVADLPNISLSFTFNEKLGFAEMFLNGTNVEKEIRSIEVSKLVSKVAEVSEIRKKLVREQQEMGKNKGIVMDGRDIGTVVFPNAELKLFMTASAYKRATRRYKELIDRGDKVKYEEILQNVQERDRIDSTREDSPLVMADDAIEFDNSDMGLKEQFERIMSLVNARIQ
- a CDS encoding T9SS type B sorting domain-containing protein, whose translation is MKNYTKSILLLLATLLFCATSAVSQTLLKPEIQFSNACNGAATDFNVIFKYSGSDFNSNNVFTIELSDADGNWGSPINVGTVTTENSSYTFSRTFQLPDNTYGTNYKIRLVASSPVMTSPDSDSFAAYKFSTDTLVLNNYDDVVLCDSGSAELILNTNQNGNYEWYKDDVLFTTTTEPKLEVTLSGKYEVKIDYGACGFRESTISNVIILDNTAKQIKGPSTVEICGDESHTFEANTNRSGLTYNWYLDNKLVQSSNSSTYTTPTTGQFGTYHLVIDTGTCTTKSNDVVLQQQTTAGFTVTNVGALERIILFGEKKELCITHDADPSEVTIEWYRDDVTMGTAVRNQLCIDAATAGVYYARVTKSTGSACDDIVDSEKFTLLNVTSFEPTIRVETSYEECNTRSTELSIVGVKAEAENGDMYDLTSDQIALLSFEWYKNNVSTGGTVSEYEVNSYLDNGTYTLKVSFNGVEGVSNELDVKLAEVPEIRSTSTSNSLCAGSSITYTINNVVAGYTYQWIKDGTDDVTPANPENLIVTEVGEYVLKYSGFGCDNELEPINVVMFDDSAVTITPSEIVVMEEGSSATITAAGGESYEWYQGESISGTTLSTTEQLEVTELGFYTVLVKVGACSVTRTVEVVEPDDQIIVPNTLTPNGDGKNDTWKISNKYAFQPLVTVMLYNANGKEILKTTEYKNDWPTEDLGNQKVFYYKIIREDKLIKAGTISVLH
- a CDS encoding PorP/SprF family type IX secretion system membrane protein; translated protein: MIRKITLLIILILNVFVIQAQTSGNEQQYNSFSSRNFMKFNRFLTVPTFSALRENKTSLSAIVRNSNIDFDDNPRLYVLTYSGKMRENVGAGVAVYQQDVGSVKDFGAIANYAHRLQLNETMDLTFGFNFLYSRRSLNWGKVLVTDDDDTFLSNYQDDPVVNFQPAVTLSIGKFDVGVFFENLVDFNLKKSEMATSFGEKTFSGHLMYSHEFTYASGLFEGADVRFLATARKPGNDDFGFGGSAIVDLPKAGWVKAGYDKTYGISAGVGINLSENLAIGFSYEKSSFAATNEVGLIYNFGKKRFTRERPKRRTGNIKVNLPERTPKKEIEYKNPEHNDLSDEIQQAQDSIDILNKKIDEVLRILKNQPAPKVITNTNTVIIKDSAQTKDTTLRRRSNKPWRKSTVTRSGGGGTMYYVVSDQFRSKENAEALIDKWARLDIEAKYVFEPNKKLYYVYIDRFAKEEEAEEKVDDFNDKTRLFEKNDEKKDNSTIKVNKTTKDPVYVVKITLGGELSSYEEPKTQPPARVYPMQAEGVEPGYYLRVYVNSQKALADRNVDELRNDDIDADYFVDPKTGYMHIYIFKTTDRSEAIKMYNTNLNGAFYDRKAIIQIK